From Cannabis sativa cultivar Pink pepper isolate KNU-18-1 chromosome 8, ASM2916894v1, whole genome shotgun sequence, a single genomic window includes:
- the LOC115701584 gene encoding cytochrome P450 87A3, which yields MWVLLMFLIGFIIVLISHWVYRWQNPKCNGNGKLPPGSMGFPLIGETLQYFTPHSLYDVSPFIKKRITRYGLLFRTNIVGQNIVVSTDPEFNYKIFQKEGKYFLFWYPESFTEIFGGQDILTYHGVVHKYLKNLVLHLISPENIKSTLLSEMDQITRQHLTSWARSATAVDIKHVSSDMVFRYFAMKLIGYDDLEGPRKLRENFTAIIDGMISFPLNIPGTAYHACLQGRMNALKIIKEKFDERKASSKKYGDYLDHLLDEVKKEDTILNETVAVNLVFGLLFATFETTSTALTLAIKFISDHPQVQAELTKEHEDIIKSRQRKDSQITWQEYKSMNFTHMVINEIVRLANIVPGIYRKVIQDVEINGYTIPAGWLVMVVPSVLHVNPDIYDDPLTFNPWRWKGKELHLGTKTFMGFGGGVRLCVGADFAKVQLAIFIHHLVLNLRWSVVKGGDIVRKPTLTFPNGLHIKISEKNCAVE from the exons ATGTGGGTGCTTTTGATGTTTCTTATaggttttattattgttttgataaGTCATTGGGTTTATAGATGGCAGAACCCTAAGTGCAATGGAAATGGGAAGTTGCCACCTGGTTCCATGGGTTTCCCTCTTATTGGTGAGACCCTCCAGTATTTCACTCCACATTCTTTGTATGATGTATCTCCTTTCATCAAAAAGAGAATAACAAG ATATGGGTTGTTGTTTCGGACTAATATAGTGGGGCAAAATATAGTTGTATCTACGGACCCGGAATTTAATTACAAGATATTTCAAAAGGAAGGAAAGTATTTCCTATTTTGGTATCCAGAGAGTTTCACTGAAATATTCGGTGGGCAAGATATCTTGACTTATCATGGTGTGGTTCATAAGTATCTGAAGAACTTGGTTCTACACCTTATTAGCCCTGAAAACATAAAGTCCACATTACTCTCCGAAATGGACCAAATCACTCGCCAACATCTCACCTCTTGGGCTCGCTCTGCAACTGCTGTAGATATCAAACATGTTTCTTCagat ATGGTGTTCAGATATTTTGCAATGAAGCTGATTGGCTATGATGACTTGGAGGGCCCAAGAAAACTACGAGAGAATTTTACAGCCATAATAGATGGCATGATTTCATTTCCCCTCAACATTCCAGGAACTGCTTATCATGCATGTTTGCAG ggTCGGATGAAtgcattaaaaataataaaagagaaatttgatgAAAGAAAAGCATCGAGCAAGAAATATGGTGATTATTTGGATCATTTACTAGATGAAGTGAAGAAAGAAGATACAATTTTGAATGAAACAGTCGCTGTAAATTTGGTGTTTGGGCTTCTCTTTGCCACTTTTGAGACTACTTCTACTGCCCTTACATTGGCAATCAAGTTCATTTCTGATCATCCTCAAGTTCAAGCTGAATTAACG aAAGAGCACGAGGATATTATTAAAAGCCGTCAGAGAAAGGACTCTCAGATTACATGGCAGGAATATAAATCCATGAATTTTACACATATG GTCATCAATGAAATTGTTAGGCTTGCAAATATTGTACCAGGAATCTATAGAAAAGTAATCCAAGATGTTGAGATCAATG GATATACAATTCCAGCTGGTTGGCTTGTCATGGTTGTTCCATCGGTTCTTCATGTGAATCCTGATATATATGATGATCCTCTCACTTTTAATCCATGGCGATGGAAG GGAAAGGAATTGCATTTAGGAACCAAGACTTTCATGGGATTCGGAGGAGGTGTTAGATTGTGCGTGGGAGCTGACTTCGCAAAAGTACAATTGGCCATATTTATTCATCATTTGGTTTTAAATCTaag GTGGTCAGTAGTCAAAGGAGGAGATATTGTTCGCAAACCTACATTGACATTTCCAAATGGCTTACATATTAAAATCTCAGAAAAAAATTGTGCAGTTGAATAA